Part of the Sodalinema gerasimenkoae IPPAS B-353 genome is shown below.
AACCACCGCCTTGGGCAACGACAAACGGGACACACAATCGACTACCGTCAACGACTCATTGCCAAAATCACCCACAAACAGAACTAAATCGAGATCCCAGCCCTGCAAAATCGTATTATCCCGTTCATCCCATTGGTCATGAACATCCCCAACCGCCGCAATTCTCAACCGTCTCATAATCTCTCCATGTCCTCGGGCGACCACGGCTCGGCTGTCGCTCGCCGACCGCAAGGGTACGCCCCTACGTGGTTCCCCTCTTGCCTCTTGCCTCGGGCGACCACAAGGGTACGCCCCTACGTGGTTCCCCTCTTGCCTCTTGCCTTCTCAAATCAAAACCTCATCTGAAACTCCACCGCCCCACGATTATCATCATCAAAATTGGTTGACCCTCGGATAATCCAATTATCATCAATGCGATAGCGGACACTAAACCGAGTTGAATCACCGCGATCGAGAATCGTCAGGATAGACGCCGAGAAATCGTCGGTGATATTCACCCCAACCTCCGCCCCTAGTCCCAACGCCGACGTGCGAGGATCGACCGCCGGAAACAGTCGAAAATCTCGATAGCCCAACGCACGACCCACAATCGATTGTACCTGAGTTAACAGGGCCGAACTCGCCACCACCAACGAGGGGTCCTGTCGGCCCAGGGTTCCCAGGGCCCCACCGCCAATCAGCGAGAGAATTTCCGTCTGCGATCGCGCCGGAGAACTGGTCAACTCCAGGGGGGTTTGCACAATCCCCTCCCCATCCGGTAACCCCTCAAACAAGCGGCTGGCCAGTCCCTGGGCCCGGGCCTCAATCCGGATCGTCTCCACCCCTCCCCGTTCAATAGATGGGTCGACAATCTCCGTTCCCGTCCCCAGGCGATCGAATCCCACTGGCGAGATAATCCGAGGGCGCGTTGTTTCCTGAACTGCTGCCCGTAAGCTTACATCCAACACCGGATCGAGACCAAACTGGGGGTCAAAGGTGGCCGTATTATCGCGTCCTGCCAGAGTAAAGGTGGTGGTAAACAGATTCACCTGTCCATCCCGTAAAAAGATCGTTCCGCTGGGTTCTGGGTTTTCAAATGGACCATTGACTAATAACTTGCCCTCGGCCACAAAATTCAGAACCGGGAAACTAACAATCTGAACCCCTCGCCCCAACTCTAAAAGTAAGTTGTTGTAACTAATAATCGGGGGCGTTTCCAAATCTGCCATCTGGCCTCCCGTTCCCGGGTTTTCCTCATC
Proteins encoded:
- a CDS encoding translocation/assembly module TamB domain-containing protein; this encodes MSSRKGYDLRELLIPVPPSPGVWRIRREGVRLAGTLNSSATLSGSLENPAARGEIRWNEAQINQQAVQTAQGGFAFTDGRLNFGAGAVLRDGAEPIRLRATLPIVFPGATVRPESNSFEIGINAENEGLEVLTALTDGALEWLGGEGSLELTIAGEQIGTGFNYVPLATRGRAEFRDAEFNSPQLPEPLTQVNGTLEFLDDTVVIPELVGQFRQGSVQAAGELPVFSPLPVESPLEVTFDQVELELEGLYSGRIDGVVRVTNSALFPDLGGQVLLTRGQVFIADEENPGTGGQMADLETPPIISYNNLLLELGRGVQIVSFPVLNFVAEGKLLVNGPFENPEPSGTIFLRDGQVNLFTTTFTLAGRDNTATFDPQFGLDPVLDVSLRAAVQETTRPRIISPVGFDRLGTGTEIVDPSIERGGVETIRIEARAQGLASRLFEGLPDGEGIVQTPLELTSSPARSQTEILSLIGGGALGTLGRQDPSLVVASSALLTQVQSIVGRALGYRDFRLFPAVDPRTSALGLGAEVGVNITDDFSASILTILDRGDSTRFSVRYRIDDNWIIRGSTNFDDDNRGAVEFQMRF